From a region of the Apibacter sp. B3706 genome:
- the dapB gene encoding 4-hydroxy-tetrahydrodipicolinate reductase, whose translation MKIALVGYGKMGKAIEEIAKNHNHEIVARLEEKPTQKNLNGADVAIEFSTPSTAYENVIACLELGIPVVCGTTAWLDKLPQVKEYCAKHNGGFIYSSNYSLGVNLFFEINKRAAEIMQKFREYTVHIEEIHHTEKKDAPSGTAITLADEIIPIYGFDGWNLSYKTNNNLLGIEAKRVHDVPGTHTVIYNSPIDDIELKHVAHSRKGFAMGALIAAQWLIGKKGVFTMKDVLGF comes from the coding sequence ATGAAAATAGCTTTAGTAGGTTATGGTAAAATGGGTAAGGCCATTGAAGAAATAGCTAAAAATCATAATCACGAAATTGTAGCCCGATTAGAAGAAAAACCAACTCAAAAAAATTTAAATGGTGCGGATGTAGCTATTGAATTTTCAACTCCTTCTACTGCTTATGAAAATGTAATTGCTTGTTTAGAATTGGGTATACCTGTTGTTTGTGGAACAACTGCCTGGTTAGATAAGCTTCCTCAAGTAAAAGAATATTGCGCAAAGCATAACGGGGGATTTATTTATTCTTCCAATTACAGTTTAGGCGTTAATTTATTTTTCGAAATAAATAAAAGAGCAGCTGAAATTATGCAGAAGTTCCGGGAATATACAGTTCACATTGAAGAAATTCATCATACAGAAAAAAAAGATGCACCCAGTGGTACTGCCATAACGCTTGCCGATGAAATCATACCGATTTATGGTTTTGACGGATGGAATTTATCCTATAAAACCAATAATAATTTATTGGGAATTGAAGCTAAAAGAGTTCATGATGTTCCCGGAACACATACTGTGATTTATAATTCGCCTATAGACGATATTGAACTGAAACATGTAGCCCATTCTAGAAAAGGATTTGCTATGGGAGCATTAATTGCAGCCCAATGGCTTATCGGAAAAAAAGGGGTATTCACCATGAAAGATGTATTAGGCTTTTAG
- a CDS encoding DUF5683 domain-containing protein: protein MIQKKILVILSLFLTCFILAQNQETNHATISDDGVIIRNINHTDSLTQTMLRSPLKASLYSAILPGLGQLYNKKYIKAPIVLGVIGAGIGFIKYYDNRYNKYHKAYLAELSGQKHQFSDVAGISPKVLANAQDSERRNRDYAIVLTSLAYLLNIVDATVDAHLSIFDKDKDLAVRPVIMEDADTWFTNQKVGLSFCLSF, encoded by the coding sequence ATGATACAAAAGAAAATATTGGTTATACTTTCATTATTTCTTACTTGTTTTATTTTAGCGCAAAATCAAGAAACAAACCATGCCACCATTAGTGATGATGGCGTTATAATACGCAATATTAATCATACAGATTCTCTAACTCAAACGATGTTAAGAAGCCCTCTGAAAGCTTCTTTATACTCTGCCATACTTCCCGGTTTAGGACAATTATACAATAAAAAATATATTAAAGCTCCTATTGTGTTAGGGGTTATTGGTGCAGGGATCGGTTTTATAAAATATTACGACAATCGATATAATAAATATCACAAAGCCTATTTAGCGGAACTTAGCGGACAAAAGCATCAATTTTCAGATGTAGCAGGAATAAGTCCTAAAGTTTTAGCTAACGCTCAAGATTCGGAAAGGAGAAACAGAGATTATGCGATTGTGCTGACTTCCCTGGCTTATCTTTTAAATATTGTTGATGCCACTGTTGATGCTCATCTTTCAATATTCGACAAAGATAAAGATCTTGCTGTACGACCCGTTATTATGGAAGACGCCGATACCTGGTTTACTAATCAAAAAGTAGGACTTTCATTTTGCTTGTCTTTTTAA
- a CDS encoding ParB/RepB/Spo0J family partition protein: MAIDKKRAMGRGLSAILSENSKKVNSAEEKGAEELVGNILEISLDDIITNPNQPRTNFDQKALDELSISIKQLGLIQPITVRKNGDKFDLISGERRYRASKQAGLKKLPAFVRLANDQELLEMALVENIQRKDLDPIEIALSFEKLIEEINITQENLSNRVGKDRSTITNYLRLLKLSPIIQTGIRDGIISMGHGRALISLEEQEKQLFVYEKIVREQLSVRQTESFIRTFKNPKSKKVSKEKELPNHLKKGLKNFEDYFETTIEIKATEKGKGKIIINFDSTEEFERIQKLLE, encoded by the coding sequence ATGGCTATAGACAAAAAAAGAGCTATGGGTAGAGGTCTATCCGCAATCTTAAGTGAGAATTCTAAAAAAGTTAATTCTGCCGAAGAAAAAGGAGCAGAAGAATTAGTAGGTAACATTTTGGAGATTTCACTTGATGATATTATAACCAATCCCAATCAACCCAGAACTAATTTTGATCAAAAAGCATTAGATGAATTATCCATTTCTATTAAACAGTTAGGATTAATACAACCAATAACTGTTCGTAAAAATGGAGACAAATTCGATTTAATTTCGGGTGAAAGGAGATATCGCGCTTCCAAACAGGCCGGTTTAAAAAAATTACCTGCATTTGTTCGATTAGCTAACGATCAGGAACTTTTAGAAATGGCTTTAGTTGAAAATATTCAACGAAAAGATCTGGATCCTATCGAAATTGCCTTAAGCTTTGAAAAATTAATTGAAGAAATCAATATAACTCAAGAAAACTTGAGTAACAGAGTAGGGAAGGACAGAAGCACCATAACCAATTATTTAAGACTTTTAAAACTTTCTCCGATTATCCAAACGGGAATCCGAGACGGTATTATTTCCATGGGGCATGGAAGAGCGCTCATATCCTTGGAAGAGCAAGAGAAACAATTATTTGTATATGAAAAAATTGTACGAGAACAATTATCCGTAAGACAAACTGAAAGTTTCATTCGAACCTTTAAAAATCCTAAAAGCAAAAAAGTTTCCAAAGAAAAAGAATTACCCAATCATTTAAAAAAGGGTTTGAAAAATTTTGAGGATTATTTCGAAACAACTATTGAAATAAAGGCTACAGAAAAAGGAAAAGGAAAAATTATCATTAATTTTGATTCCACGGAAGAATTTGAAAGAATTCAGAAATTATTAGAATGA
- a CDS encoding ParA family protein has protein sequence MGKIIAIANQKGGVGKTTTAVNLAAAIGVLEKKVLLIDADPQANASSGLGINIEEVEYGTYEVLEHSASAKDAIQPSTSPNVELIPAHIDLVAAEIELVDKVNREYMLKEALKDIKDEYDFIIIDCAPSLGLITLNALTAADSVIIPIQCEYFALEGLGKLLNTINSVQKLHNPDLTIEGLLLTMYDARLRLSNQVVEEVKTHFPDMVFDSLIQRNVRLSEAPSFGESILKYDAESKGAINYILLAEEVLNKNKAEVK, from the coding sequence ATGGGAAAAATTATTGCTATAGCTAATCAAAAAGGAGGAGTTGGAAAGACCACTACAGCCGTTAATTTGGCTGCGGCCATAGGGGTGCTTGAAAAAAAAGTTTTACTCATCGATGCAGACCCTCAGGCAAATGCCAGTTCCGGATTAGGTATTAATATCGAAGAAGTAGAATATGGTACCTATGAAGTGTTGGAACACAGTGCTTCTGCCAAAGATGCCATACAACCCTCTACCTCCCCAAATGTGGAATTAATACCGGCTCATATAGATCTTGTTGCTGCTGAAATTGAATTGGTTGACAAGGTCAATAGAGAATACATGTTAAAGGAAGCTTTAAAAGATATAAAAGATGAATATGACTTCATAATCATTGATTGTGCCCCGTCATTAGGATTAATTACTTTAAATGCTTTAACTGCTGCCGATTCTGTAATAATTCCCATCCAATGTGAATATTTCGCCTTAGAAGGTTTAGGAAAACTCCTTAATACGATAAACAGCGTGCAAAAACTGCACAATCCGGATCTAACTATTGAAGGGTTATTATTAACTATGTATGATGCCCGTTTACGTTTATCGAACCAAGTGGTAGAAGAAGTCAAAACTCATTTTCCGGATATGGTGTTTGACAGTCTCATACAAAGAAATGTGCGATTAAGTGAAGCTCCGAGTTTTGGCGAATCCATACTAAAATATGACGCAGAAAGCAAAGGTGCTATAAATTATATCTTACTTGCTGAAGAAGTATTAAATAAAAACAAGGCTGAAGTTAAATAA
- a CDS encoding Spy/CpxP family protein refolding chaperone, with translation MKKIIFVGALVLSSTFAFTQSKCEDLKDHDKKEEKVKEMRDRMAKELNLTEDQIKKINLIEDKYKSREDELRKKSEELRQQIHQLKEDKKSEINKVFTEEQRQKLKKIKEDMHNKKHLHKQGKKFRS, from the coding sequence ATGAAAAAAATAATTTTTGTAGGAGCATTAGTATTATCCTCTACTTTTGCTTTTACACAATCCAAATGTGAGGATCTTAAGGATCATGATAAAAAAGAAGAAAAAGTGAAAGAGATGAGGGATAGGATGGCTAAAGAACTTAATTTAACGGAAGATCAAATTAAAAAGATTAATTTAATTGAGGATAAATATAAAAGCCGTGAGGATGAGTTAAGGAAAAAATCAGAAGAATTGCGTCAACAAATCCATCAATTAAAGGAAGATAAAAAATCTGAAATAAATAAAGTTTTTACTGAAGAACAAAGACAAAAGCTCAAGAAAATTAAAGAGGATATGCATAATAAAAAGCATTTACATAAACAGGGTAAAAAATTTCGTTCCTAG
- a CDS encoding ABC transporter ATP-binding protein yields the protein MKSLKKILKKFASPYRKEFILGILFNVLYSLFSIVSVFSIMPILEMLLGGKNQILIEQTKKEMQASTGMMAELKYKFYVFLDHSLEGTNPKTILAYLCVTVIVLFLFRNIFRYLAQYFIVLLRSGVSKDLRVAMYDKILTLPVSYFTDRKKGDIMIRLSGDVGEVEGNILTSILELWRTPFSILFTLIALITISPSLTLIAFIVLPFMAWIISAIGKSLKKDAKKGLAESGNVLSVIDETLNGTKIIKIFNAEESMKNRFMNSVLNLRRLSINMMKKYELASPSSEFLGSVAMIFITWYGGVLILDGEGLNLPSFLVYIALFFQLLEPAKTLSTSITNLHKGTASTDRLVETLETSIQIYEPEHAIELSEIKEGIQLKNINFQYVDGHPILQDVNLFIPKGKTIAVVGQSGSGKTTLANLIARFYDVDSGVIYVDGHDLRDLNLKVYRKLLGMVTQESILFNDTIANNIKLSNPNASMHEVIEAAKVANALEFIEQMPEGFETTIGEGGGKLSGGQKQRIAIARAILKNPPIMILDEATSALDTQSERLVQDALDNLMSNRTSLVIAHRLSTIVNADMIVVMDKGKIMEQGTHAELLEKNGIYKKLIDMQNFS from the coding sequence ATGAAATCATTAAAAAAAATACTAAAAAAATTTGCCTCTCCCTACAGAAAAGAATTTATATTAGGAATTCTATTTAACGTTCTATATTCTTTATTTTCAATAGTTTCCGTTTTTTCCATTATGCCCATTTTGGAAATGCTTTTAGGAGGAAAAAATCAAATTTTAATTGAACAAACGAAAAAAGAAATGCAAGCCTCAACGGGTATGATGGCTGAGCTGAAATATAAATTTTATGTATTTTTAGATCATTCCCTTGAAGGAACCAATCCTAAAACGATTTTAGCTTATCTTTGTGTTACTGTTATAGTTTTATTTTTATTTAGAAATATTTTCAGATATTTAGCTCAATATTTTATTGTACTGTTACGAAGCGGAGTTTCCAAAGATTTGCGGGTTGCTATGTATGATAAAATCCTTACGCTTCCGGTTTCTTATTTCACTGATCGAAAAAAAGGGGATATTATGATACGACTTTCCGGAGATGTAGGAGAGGTGGAAGGCAATATTTTAACTTCTATTTTAGAGCTTTGGAGAACGCCTTTTTCCATTCTTTTTACTCTTATCGCTTTGATTACCATTAGTCCTTCGTTAACTTTAATAGCATTTATTGTTCTGCCTTTTATGGCGTGGATTATTTCCGCAATTGGAAAAAGTTTGAAAAAAGATGCTAAAAAGGGATTAGCCGAATCGGGTAATGTACTTTCAGTAATTGATGAAACGCTAAACGGAACTAAAATAATCAAAATTTTCAATGCCGAAGAATCTATGAAAAACAGATTTATGAATAGCGTTCTTAATCTCAGAAGGCTATCCATAAATATGATGAAAAAATATGAACTTGCTTCGCCTTCTTCTGAATTTTTAGGTTCTGTTGCCATGATTTTTATAACCTGGTACGGCGGAGTTCTTATTTTAGACGGTGAAGGTTTAAATCTTCCTTCCTTTTTAGTCTATATAGCTCTATTTTTTCAATTATTGGAACCGGCCAAAACCTTATCAACTTCCATCACGAATTTACATAAAGGTACGGCCTCTACAGATCGCTTAGTGGAAACTTTAGAAACCAGCATACAGATTTACGAACCGGAACATGCCATAGAATTATCCGAAATAAAAGAAGGAATTCAACTGAAAAATATTAATTTCCAATATGTTGACGGACATCCCATTCTTCAAGATGTAAATTTATTTATACCTAAAGGCAAAACAATAGCAGTAGTGGGACAGAGCGGTAGCGGTAAAACTACTTTAGCCAATTTAATTGCACGGTTTTATGACGTTGATAGCGGAGTGATCTATGTAGATGGTCATGATTTAAGAGATTTAAATTTAAAAGTTTACCGTAAATTACTGGGCATGGTTACTCAAGAATCCATATTATTCAATGATACCATTGCCAATAATATTAAATTAAGCAATCCAAATGCATCCATGCATGAAGTTATAGAAGCTGCTAAAGTTGCCAATGCACTGGAATTCATTGAGCAAATGCCGGAAGGTTTCGAAACAACCATTGGTGAAGGAGGCGGAAAATTATCGGGTGGACAAAAACAAAGAATTGCTATTGCCAGAGCTATATTGAAAAATCCACCTATTATGATTTTAGATGAAGCAACCTCTGCCTTAGATACTCAGAGTGAACGATTGGTACAAGATGCTTTAGATAATCTTATGTCTAACAGAACATCCCTGGTTATTGCTCATAGATTATCTACTATTGTAAATGCAGATATGATTGTGGTGATGGATAAAGGAAAAATAATGGAACAAGGAACTCATGCAGAATTATTGGAGAAAAATGGTATTTATAAAAAATTAATTGACATGCAAAATTTTTCTTAA
- a CDS encoding BamA/TamA family outer membrane protein, which produces MKFKLLYIYIIIFPILLHGQVEKNFIQIYNNQKLWFSKTYSENKVGSILDSLVDLGFYTLKLDSLKKDKKETLVYINRGKFYKKVWVQLDSLSQAAITNKNHFQTDNIDSLAGVIHYYYIKKGYAFNQVHTKLSLSNEPLEASIHVELHQKRLINSFVLNGYTKIPRGIIKDLEYGFLGKTYSDERLKEISAMLQGTAFIAEEKNPQVLFTPDSTKIYLYLKKRKASSLDGMVGFGNDEKGKFKVNGQLQLSLGNVLNSFETINLNWLSTPDKSQNFEVQVNVPYLFKSKFGSETSLTIFKQDSTYATIRLNEHIYYQYTVNQRLGIEGLYENSRYVSELDNNNNFSKTGLGISYQYKERNENEILGPKNLYSIKGIAYRNIPEDRKNLTEYNVSASLEKLIKLSASHYLKPKINASTLLSDTLTVNELFKIGGLKTIRGFNEQSIYANAYIIGSLEYRYVPFEELYLSLFTDVAWIENKNQNTKPFLLGTGVGISFLTRFGIFSLNYAVGKYDSEPVNFSDSKIHIGIQATF; this is translated from the coding sequence ATGAAATTTAAGCTGCTCTATATTTATATAATTATTTTTCCCATTTTGCTTCATGGCCAAGTAGAAAAAAATTTCATCCAGATATATAATAATCAAAAACTTTGGTTTTCAAAAACCTATTCTGAAAATAAAGTAGGTTCAATTTTAGATTCTTTAGTAGATCTAGGTTTTTATACCCTAAAACTGGATTCTTTAAAAAAAGATAAAAAAGAAACCTTAGTTTATATTAACAGAGGAAAATTTTACAAAAAAGTATGGGTACAATTAGACTCTCTTTCACAAGCGGCAATTACTAACAAAAATCATTTTCAAACAGATAATATTGATTCTTTAGCAGGAGTAATTCATTATTATTATATAAAAAAAGGCTATGCATTTAACCAAGTCCATACAAAATTATCCCTCTCAAATGAACCATTAGAAGCATCCATACATGTTGAACTTCATCAAAAAAGGCTCATCAATTCATTCGTTTTAAACGGATATACCAAAATTCCTCGCGGAATAATAAAAGATTTAGAATATGGATTTCTTGGTAAAACCTACTCAGACGAGCGACTTAAAGAAATTTCAGCTATGTTACAAGGAACAGCATTTATAGCTGAAGAAAAAAATCCGCAAGTATTATTCACCCCTGATTCCACCAAAATTTATTTATATTTAAAAAAAAGAAAAGCCAGTTCATTGGACGGAATGGTAGGCTTTGGTAATGACGAAAAAGGTAAATTCAAAGTCAACGGTCAATTGCAACTTTCTTTAGGCAATGTATTGAATTCATTTGAAACCATTAACTTAAATTGGCTATCCACACCGGATAAATCTCAAAACTTTGAAGTTCAAGTCAACGTGCCCTATCTTTTTAAATCTAAATTCGGATCAGAAACATCGTTAACTATATTTAAACAAGACAGCACCTATGCAACCATTCGCCTAAATGAACATATATATTATCAATATACCGTAAATCAACGGTTAGGTATAGAAGGATTATATGAAAACTCACGATATGTATCGGAATTAGATAATAATAACAACTTTTCCAAAACAGGATTAGGCATAAGTTATCAATACAAAGAAAGAAATGAAAACGAAATTTTAGGTCCTAAAAATTTATACTCCATAAAAGGAATTGCATATAGGAATATACCGGAAGATCGAAAAAATTTAACTGAATATAATGTAAGTGCTTCCCTAGAGAAACTAATAAAATTATCTGCTTCTCATTATCTAAAACCGAAAATAAATGCTTCAACCTTACTTTCGGATACGTTGACAGTAAATGAATTATTTAAAATCGGTGGTTTGAAAACTATCCGTGGATTCAATGAACAATCTATTTATGCCAATGCGTATATCATCGGAAGTTTAGAATACAGATACGTTCCGTTTGAAGAACTGTATTTAAGTTTATTTACAGATGTTGCATGGATTGAGAATAAAAATCAAAATACAAAACCCTTTTTATTGGGAACCGGAGTAGGAATTAGCTTTTTAACACGTTTCGGGATTTTTTCATTGAACTATGCCGTTGGCAAATACGATTCTGAACCTGTAAATTTTTCAGATTCTAAAATTCATATTGGAATACAAGCTACTTTTTGA